The Rhea pennata isolate bPtePen1 chromosome 5, bPtePen1.pri, whole genome shotgun sequence nucleotide sequence AAGCCTACAGAAACTGTGATAACGGTTTATTTACTCTATTGACAACTTTGGTTAACAGACTTTGTAGCAAGTTGTAAATAAGTTCTATATGTAAATTAGCATTTACATACAGGCAACGGTGGTTCACTGTGCAGCTGCACAAATACTGGCACTGGGATTTTAGACACAGCAGTACAACAGCAGGAATATCCacacagacttaaaaaaaaaaaaaaaaagaaagaaagaaagaaaatcctggAATTTATGAGCTCAGCAGGCCAAATAATGTTTCTTCTGATATTTGAGTATCAGATTTGCATCCTTATTCCTACATAACTTCTGTGAAGTTTCATACTAATGTCATCTCAAATCATATTTGTGGTATGAAAATTAGCATGATCTGGACTAAGTGATTTAATTACAATGTTAGTTATAAATTAAGTACCAGAATTTAATATTCGATTTTGCAGTGCAGTCAGAACAAAGTATACAAGACCATCTTTGCCAACAGTTTTATTACACAGATGAGAACCAGAAACGATTCACAAGAGCATCCAAATAATTAGCTAGCGCTCTCTGAAAGATTGCTATGTTCCTCAATCACTTAATTAGGACTTATAAAATCTTGCTGTGTCTTGATAGAAGTAAACAGTTGGCTGTGCTGTACTTCTACAGATCTCTACCATATTGCTAGTACAGTCATGAAGCTGCATAAAATTTGTTAGTCTTTTTGCCTCCTTAAAAAATTGGACTAATTTCACAGATGCAGCTCtaacactgattttaaaatagattctaGCCagtcttaattaaaatatggaATTGCATTAAACTGTTGGACTTCCATATTTGAAATGTTAGGAGCCTCAACATGATTAAAATTCAAATGGAATTGCTAGTTTCTAAGCTTAAGAGACACTTCATTCTGATGCAGTCTATATTGGTGGATTATATGGCATGCCAGCTGCAGTACTGCTGCCTTACTAAAACAGttactgaaaaaacagaattttaccAGATTCCACATAAAACATTTAAGAGTTTATATGCAAGACTTCTGATGGGCAGAAGTAGGGAGACTAGTGATCTTCTCtattctgaagttttaaaaagtctgaGGCACATCATGTAGGAATTCTGTACAAGCCTGAAGCTAGAAAATAATACAGTGAAATTATACTCACTACACACTATGCACCCTaacacctcccccccccccaaaaaaaaaaatctccatctagaaaagagagaatttgtctttctcctcccACAGCTGAACTTACACCAGACAGCTGAGGTCTGCCAAGTCATCAATAAAGTCAAACAACTGGCTGATATCGTATGTAATGGATGGACTGTTGGGATTCATTCTCTTCAGATGCTCTTCATACATTTTACAAACTcctacagaaagagaaaagattgaaGTAATTTGCAGCAAATAAAGTTTCAATATTACATTATCAGACCAGAGGTGACAGGAAAGTTTAGAGATTACTgccattaaaatacagatatgaaTTActtattcagatttttcagaattgaAACACTTTTTGAACTAGTTatctgaactgaaacaaaacactaCAAAACTCGTTAAGATGCATATAAAGAAGCATTGTTATGATCTAGTAGAAAAAGCTTTAGTTTTCACTTCAAAGGTATAACTTTCCAAGCAGACAGTGATAATAGAAATCTAAAATTCTTTCTAActgttttaaagacagaagaTGCAACATATATTCCTACTGTATAAGCATCTGAGAAAAATTAGCACCAAAGCTATTGCTCACCTCTCATGACAGGGGTCATTCTTTATTAAAGGGTCAAACAGGGCAACCGATTATCTAAAAGCTAATACTGCCAGCACAAGTCTGTATATGAAATCAGATTAGTTTTGTTTAACACTTATTTGATACACttgagaagaataaaatattaatgtgaGTGCTGAATTTTTATGTAGTCTTTATTCCAACTTTGTTTGCCTCACAAAACATCTTGGAAGTAGAATTTTTAATGTTAGGTGAACTTCCACATTTAAATCATATAGCTGTAGTACGTTTATCATCTTTCCAAGCTCATTATCTGTGTCTTAAGGTCACATAGAATTTTTGTCTGGATCACCTGTTTTTAGTTTGTAAAATAAGTGTaaattatgtatatttatatgttaTTTCCAATAGCAATCTTTCCTTTACAAGACTAGccaaaaaataaggaaaaaagagagaaagttaaGATCCAATCCTGCAATGAAATGCATTTGAACAGATCTACTGCAGGGCCACCAAGAGGGTGGTATCACCTAATCTCATGAAGTGACATGCTTTCTATactaaaaatctcattttgactTAGACTGAACCAAGTTCAAGAAACTAAGGATAACTATTTTTAGAGTACAAAAACATTACTGAACTGAAAGAATGagacatttttgtaatttttgtgACTTCTCTTGGAAAAAGCAACTTGTTTACTTACCAAGCAAGCTTTGGGAATATGTCAGAAACAAGGTTTTAACAACAATTGCCCATTATCTTGAGTACAGAAGCAATGATACCCACCTTCCATGCACTCATTCACTGATTCATAATCAGCGTATGTTCTGCCTTCTGGCCTCTTGGTGGGCTGAACAAGTAGAATTGTGtgagactgaaaagaaagaggaaaaaaaaagcactgagtTGCTtccaaaattataaatatttgaataaagtGTGAAAAGATTaagctacagattttttttgccacCAGATCATTAGACAAACTGGGTCGCACTAAATGTATCTGTCCTCAGTGTTACTTCACGACACCTATCACAGAACTTTGGCACACAGGATAAATACGAGGACCAAGATGGCAAAGTATTGCACAGCTATTACTTAACTCTAAAAACAATCATTGTATTGTAACACTGATCTAGTGATTGATGAGACAGTTTTTTCTCCAAATGGCACTTACTTTTCCTATA carries:
- the ERH gene encoding enhancer of rudimentary homolog isoform X2, with the translated sequence MSHTILLVQPTKRPEGRTYADYESVNECMEGVCKMYEEHLKRMNPNSPSITYDISQLFDFIDDLADLSCLVLCGYSCCCTAVSKIPVPVFVQLHSEPPLPLPC
- the ERH gene encoding enhancer of rudimentary homolog isoform X1; this translates as MSHTILLVQPTKRPEGRTYADYESVNECMEGVCKMYEEHLKRMNPNSPSITYDISQLFDFIDDLADLSCLVYRADTQTYQPYNKDWIKEKIYVLLRRQAQQASK